The sequence GGGCCGGCATCACCAGCAACGCCATCGCCCCCGGCATGTTCGCCACCGAGACCAATGCCGGCCTCGTCGCCGATGCCGCCTTCTCCGCTTTCGTCGATACCCGCGTGCCCGTCGGCCGCTGGGGTCATCCGCCGGAAATCGGGGCCGCCGCCGTGTTCCTGGCCTCGGATGAGGCCTCCTTCGTCAACGGCCATGTGCTCATCGTCGATGGCGGGCAGTCGATCCGCATGTGAACCATCCGCGCCCACGTTAAGCATAGTGCGCGCAAGGGCCGCGCGATGATTTCACATCTCCGCAAGGCTCTCTAGATAAGCCCTGGATCGGACCAGATGACGGAGAGCAACGGATGAGCTTCAGCGATGACCTGCGCCAGGAAAGCGCGCAGGACTGGCAAGCCTGCGTCGACCATCGTTTTGTCGGGGAGATATTCGCCGGCACGGTGCCGCCGGAGGTCATGCGCCGCTATCTGACGCAGGACTACCAGTTCATCGACGGCTTCGTCGCCCTGCTCGGCATGGCGATCGCCACGGCCGACCGCTTCGGGTCGCGCATCCGCTTCGCCCAGTTCGCGGCGATGATCACCAGCGACGAGAACACCTATTTCCAGCGCGCCTTCGTCGCGCTCGGCGTGCCGGAGGCCGAGCGCATCCATCCGGTGCTCACCGCGCCTACGGCCGGCTTCCAGACCCTGATGAAGGACGCCGCCGCCAGCCGGGATTATGCGAGCTGTCTCGCCGTGCTCGCCGTCGCCGAATGGCTCTATTTGAGCTGGGCGGACCGTCCCGATGCTCCGCTTCCGCCCGACTTCGTGCATGCAGAATGGATCACCCTGCACAATAATGCGGAATTCCGCACCTTCGTGACCTGGCTACGCGGCGAATTGGATCGTGTGGGCGCCGCCGCCGACTCCGCCGTGCGGGCTAATGCCGCCGCCTTCTTTCGTCGTGCCGTCACGCTGGAAAGGGCATTCTTCGATCACATCTACGAGTGATTCGATAAACCAATGGATGTACACCGCCGCTCAAGGATTGTACTTGGCGGCGGCACTCATCAAGAAATTGTGCGTACTAAAACGTTTAACCCTGCTGTCCTGCGGACGTTGCCCGCGCCGATCTCTGACGTTGCGGCAGTACAGGAGCACCCCTCGTCTCGCAAGGCGTGTTACCGCGCAGAAGCGTGGCAAACCTTTGCCGCCACAGCACTTCATTCGACTTGACCACGCGCCGTCGGAACATGGGGGGCGCCACGCGGCCGCCGTCAAAACAGGGGGCAGCGCGTGAATTTTTTCGTTTGGGGCTGACAAAGCTGCCATATCGCTGCCGCTTTGCTTGCTATTTGCTTATTGACGTTTGCTCGTTTGATGTTAAATCCATCTCAGTCTCAATGGAGAAAATAGATGTCTGAGCAGGATGCCGTGTCGGCCGATTATCTCGGCCTTACCGCGGATGTCGTTGCGGCTTTTGTCGGCAACAACTCGGTGCCCGCCGCCGAACTTCCCGATCTGATCGCCAAGGTCCACGGCGCCCTGCTTCGTCTCTCCGCTCCTGCCCCGGCTGTTGTCGAAGAGGTGCTGAAGCCTGCGGTGCCGGTGAAGAAATCGGTGACGCCGGAATATATCATCTGCCTGGAAGACGGCCTCAAGTTCAAGTCGCTGAAGCGTCACCTGCGCACCAAGTACAATATGACGCCGGAAGATTACCGCGCCAAATGGGGCCTGCCGAACGACTATCCCATGGTCGCTCCCAGCTATGCCGAGGCGCGTTCCAATCTGGCGAAGAAGATGGGTCTCGGCCAGCAGCGCAAGAAGCCGGCGCCCGCCCCGGCGGCCAAGCCGCGCGGCCGCGCCAAGAAGGTTGCCTGAGGCGGGGCATCGCCTCCTCGCCTCCCGCCCTTGAGACATCGAAAAAAGGCAGCGCCGGCACCGGCGCTGCCTTTTTCATGAGGTGAAGATCGGCCCGCCGAGCCGCGGGCCGGCGCTCACGACATGCACGTGCCTGCGTCTCCGGCGCGAAGAGCAGGATCTTCCTCCCCCAGCCACCGCTCGAGAAACGCCTCCAGCCACAGCCGGATGCGCGCATCGTGCTGGAGGCGGTCGCTGAAATGCGCCCGGCGCGGGCGGGCCCCCGGCAGGTCCAGCCGCTCACCGCCCTGCACCGTCCAGCGGCACATCATGTGATGCGTCACCTCCGGGTGAAACTGGATACCGAAGGCGCGCTCGCCGTAGCGGAACGCCTGGTTGGGGAAGGTCGGCCCCTGGGCGAGAAGTTCGGCGCCGGTGGCGAGATCGAAGCCCTCGCGGTGCCAGTGATAGACATGGTCCGGCCAGGTCGGGCCGGCGGGCGCCGGCGCCCCCAGCATGCGGGCGCCCGCCTCGGTGGCGCGGATCGGGTAGTAGCCGATCTCGACCAGCCCTTCGGGATGAGGTGCGACGCGGGCGCCGAGATGGCGCGCCAGCATCTGCGCGCCGAGGCAGATGCCGAGATAGGGCTTGCCCTCGCGCAGCGGCACGCCCAGCCAGTCGATCTCGCGGCGAATATAGTCATGGCTGTCATTGGCGCTTTGCGGGCCGCCGAACACCACGGCGCCGGCATGGCCGGCCAGCGTCTCCGGCAGTTCCTCGCCGAGGCAGGGTCGGCGGATGTCAAGCCGGTGCCCGCGCTCGGCCAGAAGCCGCCCGACGCGGCCGGGAGAGGAATGCTCCTGGTGGAGCACGATGAGAACGGGAAGCGGAGTGTCTGCGACAGCCATGATCTCGTCGGCACGAACGGGGCGGGAAGCGCTCGCTTTCGCCAAGCAAGGATGACGCCACGATTCGCCGCGCGCCTCAACCCCCGACGGCGCCGCCCGG is a genomic window of Ancylobacter sp. IITR112 containing:
- a CDS encoding TenA family protein, with translation MSFSDDLRQESAQDWQACVDHRFVGEIFAGTVPPEVMRRYLTQDYQFIDGFVALLGMAIATADRFGSRIRFAQFAAMITSDENTYFQRAFVALGVPEAERIHPVLTAPTAGFQTLMKDAAASRDYASCLAVLAVAEWLYLSWADRPDAPLPPDFVHAEWITLHNNAEFRTFVTWLRGELDRVGAAADSAVRANAAAFFRRAVTLERAFFDHIYE
- a CDS encoding MucR family transcriptional regulator, yielding MSEQDAVSADYLGLTADVVAAFVGNNSVPAAELPDLIAKVHGALLRLSAPAPAVVEEVLKPAVPVKKSVTPEYIICLEDGLKFKSLKRHLRTKYNMTPEDYRAKWGLPNDYPMVAPSYAEARSNLAKKMGLGQQRKKPAPAPAAKPRGRAKKVA
- a CDS encoding glutamine amidotransferase translates to MAVADTPLPVLIVLHQEHSSPGRVGRLLAERGHRLDIRRPCLGEELPETLAGHAGAVVFGGPQSANDSHDYIRREIDWLGVPLREGKPYLGICLGAQMLARHLGARVAPHPEGLVEIGYYPIRATEAGARMLGAPAPAGPTWPDHVYHWHREGFDLATGAELLAQGPTFPNQAFRYGERAFGIQFHPEVTHHMMCRWTVQGGERLDLPGARPRRAHFSDRLQHDARIRLWLEAFLERWLGEEDPALRAGDAGTCMS